A portion of the Lolium rigidum isolate FL_2022 chromosome 1, APGP_CSIRO_Lrig_0.1, whole genome shotgun sequence genome contains these proteins:
- the LOC124684340 gene encoding 60S ribosomal protein L30-like, which yields MAPTKKTKKSTENINNKLQLVMKSGKYTLGYRTVLKTLRSSKGKLIILANNCPPLRKSEIEYYAMLAKISVHHFHGNNVDLGTACGKYYRVGCLSIIDPGDSDIITTTAPGNTQ from the exons ATGGCTCCCACCAAGAAGACG AAGAAGAGCACGGAGAACATCAACAACAAGCTGCAGCTCGTGATGAAGAGCGGCAAGTACACGCTCGGCTACAGGACCGTCCTCAAGACGCTCCGGAGCTCCAAGG GCAAGTTGATTATCCTCGCAAACAACTGCCCGCCGCTCAGGAAATCTGAGATTGAGTACTACGCTATGTTGGCAAAGATCAGCGTGCACCACTTCCATGGAA ACAACGTTGATCTTGGAACTGCCTGTGGCAAGTACTACCGGGTGGGCTGTCTCAGCATCATTGATCCGGGTGACTCggacatcatcaccaccaccgctcCTGGCAACACCCAGTGA